The Candidatus Endomicrobium procryptotermitis DNA window CAAGAAATAAGAGGTGAGAAAATGTTAATAGAAGAAATAGTAAAAGATTCGAAATACGAACTTACGCAGTTTAAAACAAAGCAAATAGAAGAGCTTGAAAAGAGTATAGTAGTGAAAGGGGAGAAAAACAAAAGGGAATATTATGTAAATTGTGTTGTGCGCAAAAAAGAGATAAAAGTTACGGCTGAAGAAGTTGTGAGGCAGTTATATTTGAAGAAGTTAATGGAGGAATACGGATATGATGAACAGCGGTTTGAGATACAAAGTGAAGTGGTGATGGGCAGCAGCAAGAAGAGGGCGGACATAGTGGTATATGAAAGGGAGCGTCCGACACAAGCCTATATCATAGTAGAATTAAAAAGTCCATTAAATCCTACGGCAAAAGAAGGGAAAAAGCAGTTAGAGTCGTATTGTAAATTTTCAGGTGCATCGATAGGTGTATGGACGGATGGAAAAGAGATAGAATATTATTATAGGGAGCAGGACAAACAATCAAAAACAACTTTTTTAAACAAACTGTCGTATTTGCCGAGGTCAAATCAAACGCTTTCGGAGATACTGAATATACATTATACGATAAAGCAGTTGTATATAAATGATAAATTAGAGAAAAAGATGTTAAGTGAGGTAATAGAAGAATTTGAAGATAGAGTGATGGCGAATTCAGGTGAGGACAGTTTTGATGAGATATTTAAGGTATTATTTATCAAGTTATATGATGAGTATATGAGTATGGATGATGCATATGAGATGTCTGCGCTGGTACGAAGTGGGAAAGAGTTGGAAGATATAGAGGATGGAGGGTTTAGAAGGCTTGAATTTAGGGATACAGGTAGTGACAGTGAGACAGGGAAGAGGATAAACAAAATATTTAAAGAGGCATGCAGGCAATGGAAAGGAATATTTGAAGAAGATGAGAAGATAAAATTGAAGCCGTCGCATTTGCGTTCGTG harbors:
- a CDS encoding type I restriction enzyme HsdR N-terminal domain-containing protein, producing the protein MLIEEIVKDSKYELTQFKTKQIEELEKSIVVKGEKNKREYYVNCVVRKKEIKVTAEEVVRQLYLKKLMEEYGYDEQRFEIQSEVVMGSSKKRADIVVYERERPTQAYIIVELKSPLNPTAKEGKKQLESYCKFSGASIGVWTDGKEIEYYYREQDKQSKTTFLNKLSYLPRSNQTLSEILNIHYTIKQLYINDKLEKKMLSEVIEEFEDRVMANSGEDSFDEIFKVLFIKLYDEYMSMDDAYEMSALVRSGKELEDIEDGGFRRLEFRDTGSDSETGKRINKIFKEACRQWKGIFEEDEKIKLKPSHLRSCVSFLQDIKLFNSNLEVVDDAFEYLSIKASKGEKGQYFTPRYVIDMCVKMLNPKEKESMIDTAAGSCGFPMHTVLYVWGKMKSGKPNLFTNASRTKREIKYVRDKIFAIEFDPRSVRVARMLNIIAGDGHSNVLKLNTLDYTRWGEDVEMDEWQKNYSEGYQRFIEYRKNKKEKGNKEFEFDILMANPPFAGDIDDEVILVNSVTAKNSGGKKQRKVSRDILFI